A part of Ammospiza caudacuta isolate bAmmCau1 chromosome 7, bAmmCau1.pri, whole genome shotgun sequence genomic DNA contains:
- the LOC131560374 gene encoding cAMP-specific 3',5'-cyclic phosphodiesterase 4B isoform X4, whose product MPEANYLLSVSWGYIKFKRMLNRELTHLSEMSRSGNQVSEYISNTFLDKQNDVEIPSPTQKDREKKKKQQLMTQISGVKKLMHSSSLNNTSISRFGVKTEKEDHLAKELEDLNKWGLNIFNVARYSHNRPLTCIMYAIFQERDLLKTFKISSDTFVTYMMTLEDHYHSDVAYHNSLHAADVAQSTHVLLSTPALDAVFTDLEILAAIFAAAIHDVDHPGVSNQFLINTNSELALMYNDESVLENHHLAVGFKLLQEEHCDIFQNLTKKQRQTLRKMVIDMVLATDMSKHMSLLADLKTMVETKKVTSSGVLLLDNYTDRIQVLRNMVHCADLSNPTKSLELYRQWTDRIMEEFFQQGDKERERGMEISPMCDKHTASVEKSQVGFIDYIVHPLWETWADLVQPDAQDILDTLEDNRNWYQSMIPQSPSPPLEERGQDCQGLMEKFQFELTLEEEDSDGPEKDGESLGYFSNTETLCVAQPGEEEPQREATIEIVTEDTSPVDT is encoded by the exons ATGCCTGAAGCCAATTATTTGTTATCTGTGTCTTGGGGTTACATTAAG TTCAAGAGGATGCTGAACCGGGAGCTCACCCACCTGTCCGAGATGAGCCGCTCCGGCAACCAAGTGTCCGAGTACATTTCCAACACCTTCCTGG ACAAGCAGAACGATGTGGAGATCCCTTCTCCCACCCAGAAGGacagggagaagaagaaaaaacagcagCTCATGACACAGATCAGTGGGGTGAAGAAATTGATGCACAGCTCGAGCTTGAACAACACCAGCATCTCACGGTTTGGGGTGAAGACAGAGAAGGAAGATCACCTGGCCAAG GAACTGGAAGACCTGAATAAGTGGGGCCTCAACATCTTCAACGTGGCCAGGTATTCCCACAACCGGCCGCTGACCTGCATCATGTACGCCATATTCCAG gaGCGGGACCTGCTGAAAACCTTCAAGATCTCGTCGGACACGTTCGTGACGTACATGATGACCCTGGAGGACCACTACCACTCAGACGTGGCCTACCACAACAGCCTGCACGCTGCTGACGTGGCCCAGTCCACCCATGTGCTGCtctccacccctgccctggaT GCTGTCTTCACGGATCTGGAGATCCTCGCTGCCATTTTTGCAGCTGCAATCCATGATGTGGATCACCCCGGGGTCTCCAATCAATTCCTGATTAACACAA ATTCCGAGCTGGCCCTGATGTACAACGACGAATCCGTGCTGGAGAACCATCACCTGGCCGTGGGCTTCAAACTGCTCCAGGAGGAGCACTGTGACATCTTCCAGAACCTGACCAAGAAGCAGCGCCAGACCCTCAGGAAGATGGTGATTGACATG GTGCTGGCCACTGACATGTCCAAGCACATGAGTCTGTTGGCTGATCTGAAGACTATGGTGGAAACAAAGAAGGTGACCAGTTCAGGAGTTCTCCTTCTGGACAACTACACAGACAGGATACAG GTTCTCCGGAACATGGTGCATTGTGCCGACCTGAGCAATCCCACCAAGTCCCTGGAGCTCTACCGGCAGTGGACAGACAGGATCATGGAGGAGTTCTTCCAGCAGGGGGacaaggagagggagagaggcaTGGAAATCAGCCCCATGTGTGACAAGCACACGGCCTCCGTGGAAAAATCCCAG GTGGGATTCATCGACTACATCGTCCATCCTCTGTGGGAGACGTGGGCTGACCTGGTGCAGCCCGACGCCCAGGACATCCTGGACACTCTGGAGGACAACAGGAACTGGTACCAGAGCATGATACCTCAGagcccatcccctcccctggAGGAGCGGGGCCAGGACTGCCAGGGCCTGATGGAGAAGTTCCAGTTTGAACTGAcgctggaggaggaggattcCGACGGGCCCGAGAAGGACGGCGAGAGCCTCGGCTACTTCAGCAATACAGAGACGCTGTGCgtggcccagcctggggaggaggagcccCAGAGGGAGGCCACCATCGAGATTGTGACAGAAGACACATCTCCTGTGGACACATAA
- the LOC131560374 gene encoding cAMP-specific 3',5'-cyclic phosphodiesterase 4B isoform X3 has translation METLEELDWCLDQLETIQTYRSVSEMASNKFKRMLNRELTHLSEMSRSGNQVSEYISNTFLDKQNDVEIPSPTQKDREKKKKQQLMTQISGVKKLMHSSSLNNTSISRFGVKTEKEDHLAKELEDLNKWGLNIFNVARYSHNRPLTCIMYAIFQERDLLKTFKISSDTFVTYMMTLEDHYHSDVAYHNSLHAADVAQSTHVLLSTPALDAVFTDLEILAAIFAAAIHDVDHPGVSNQFLINTNSELALMYNDESVLENHHLAVGFKLLQEEHCDIFQNLTKKQRQTLRKMVIDMVLATDMSKHMSLLADLKTMVETKKVTSSGVLLLDNYTDRIQVLRNMVHCADLSNPTKSLELYRQWTDRIMEEFFQQGDKERERGMEISPMCDKHTASVEKSQVGFIDYIVHPLWETWADLVQPDAQDILDTLEDNRNWYQSMIPQSPSPPLEERGQDCQGLMEKFQFELTLEEEDSDGPEKDGESLGYFSNTETLCVAQPGEEEPQREATIEIVTEDTSPVDT, from the exons TTCAAGAGGATGCTGAACCGGGAGCTCACCCACCTGTCCGAGATGAGCCGCTCCGGCAACCAAGTGTCCGAGTACATTTCCAACACCTTCCTGG ACAAGCAGAACGATGTGGAGATCCCTTCTCCCACCCAGAAGGacagggagaagaagaaaaaacagcagCTCATGACACAGATCAGTGGGGTGAAGAAATTGATGCACAGCTCGAGCTTGAACAACACCAGCATCTCACGGTTTGGGGTGAAGACAGAGAAGGAAGATCACCTGGCCAAG GAACTGGAAGACCTGAATAAGTGGGGCCTCAACATCTTCAACGTGGCCAGGTATTCCCACAACCGGCCGCTGACCTGCATCATGTACGCCATATTCCAG gaGCGGGACCTGCTGAAAACCTTCAAGATCTCGTCGGACACGTTCGTGACGTACATGATGACCCTGGAGGACCACTACCACTCAGACGTGGCCTACCACAACAGCCTGCACGCTGCTGACGTGGCCCAGTCCACCCATGTGCTGCtctccacccctgccctggaT GCTGTCTTCACGGATCTGGAGATCCTCGCTGCCATTTTTGCAGCTGCAATCCATGATGTGGATCACCCCGGGGTCTCCAATCAATTCCTGATTAACACAA ATTCCGAGCTGGCCCTGATGTACAACGACGAATCCGTGCTGGAGAACCATCACCTGGCCGTGGGCTTCAAACTGCTCCAGGAGGAGCACTGTGACATCTTCCAGAACCTGACCAAGAAGCAGCGCCAGACCCTCAGGAAGATGGTGATTGACATG GTGCTGGCCACTGACATGTCCAAGCACATGAGTCTGTTGGCTGATCTGAAGACTATGGTGGAAACAAAGAAGGTGACCAGTTCAGGAGTTCTCCTTCTGGACAACTACACAGACAGGATACAG GTTCTCCGGAACATGGTGCATTGTGCCGACCTGAGCAATCCCACCAAGTCCCTGGAGCTCTACCGGCAGTGGACAGACAGGATCATGGAGGAGTTCTTCCAGCAGGGGGacaaggagagggagagaggcaTGGAAATCAGCCCCATGTGTGACAAGCACACGGCCTCCGTGGAAAAATCCCAG GTGGGATTCATCGACTACATCGTCCATCCTCTGTGGGAGACGTGGGCTGACCTGGTGCAGCCCGACGCCCAGGACATCCTGGACACTCTGGAGGACAACAGGAACTGGTACCAGAGCATGATACCTCAGagcccatcccctcccctggAGGAGCGGGGCCAGGACTGCCAGGGCCTGATGGAGAAGTTCCAGTTTGAACTGAcgctggaggaggaggattcCGACGGGCCCGAGAAGGACGGCGAGAGCCTCGGCTACTTCAGCAATACAGAGACGCTGTGCgtggcccagcctggggaggaggagcccCAGAGGGAGGCCACCATCGAGATTGTGACAGAAGACACATCTCCTGTGGACACATAA
- the LOC131560374 gene encoding cAMP-specific 3',5'-cyclic phosphodiesterase 4B isoform X5, with amino-acid sequence MGFGRQRSKHFKRMLNRELTHLSEMSRSGNQVSEYISNTFLDKQNDVEIPSPTQKDREKKKKQQLMTQISGVKKLMHSSSLNNTSISRFGVKTEKEDHLAKELEDLNKWGLNIFNVARYSHNRPLTCIMYAIFQERDLLKTFKISSDTFVTYMMTLEDHYHSDVAYHNSLHAADVAQSTHVLLSTPALDAVFTDLEILAAIFAAAIHDVDHPGVSNQFLINTNSELALMYNDESVLENHHLAVGFKLLQEEHCDIFQNLTKKQRQTLRKMVIDMVLATDMSKHMSLLADLKTMVETKKVTSSGVLLLDNYTDRIQVLRNMVHCADLSNPTKSLELYRQWTDRIMEEFFQQGDKERERGMEISPMCDKHTASVEKSQVGFIDYIVHPLWETWADLVQPDAQDILDTLEDNRNWYQSMIPQSPSPPLEERGQDCQGLMEKFQFELTLEEEDSDGPEKDGESLGYFSNTETLCVAQPGEEEPQREATIEIVTEDTSPVDT; translated from the exons TTCAAGAGGATGCTGAACCGGGAGCTCACCCACCTGTCCGAGATGAGCCGCTCCGGCAACCAAGTGTCCGAGTACATTTCCAACACCTTCCTGG ACAAGCAGAACGATGTGGAGATCCCTTCTCCCACCCAGAAGGacagggagaagaagaaaaaacagcagCTCATGACACAGATCAGTGGGGTGAAGAAATTGATGCACAGCTCGAGCTTGAACAACACCAGCATCTCACGGTTTGGGGTGAAGACAGAGAAGGAAGATCACCTGGCCAAG GAACTGGAAGACCTGAATAAGTGGGGCCTCAACATCTTCAACGTGGCCAGGTATTCCCACAACCGGCCGCTGACCTGCATCATGTACGCCATATTCCAG gaGCGGGACCTGCTGAAAACCTTCAAGATCTCGTCGGACACGTTCGTGACGTACATGATGACCCTGGAGGACCACTACCACTCAGACGTGGCCTACCACAACAGCCTGCACGCTGCTGACGTGGCCCAGTCCACCCATGTGCTGCtctccacccctgccctggaT GCTGTCTTCACGGATCTGGAGATCCTCGCTGCCATTTTTGCAGCTGCAATCCATGATGTGGATCACCCCGGGGTCTCCAATCAATTCCTGATTAACACAA ATTCCGAGCTGGCCCTGATGTACAACGACGAATCCGTGCTGGAGAACCATCACCTGGCCGTGGGCTTCAAACTGCTCCAGGAGGAGCACTGTGACATCTTCCAGAACCTGACCAAGAAGCAGCGCCAGACCCTCAGGAAGATGGTGATTGACATG GTGCTGGCCACTGACATGTCCAAGCACATGAGTCTGTTGGCTGATCTGAAGACTATGGTGGAAACAAAGAAGGTGACCAGTTCAGGAGTTCTCCTTCTGGACAACTACACAGACAGGATACAG GTTCTCCGGAACATGGTGCATTGTGCCGACCTGAGCAATCCCACCAAGTCCCTGGAGCTCTACCGGCAGTGGACAGACAGGATCATGGAGGAGTTCTTCCAGCAGGGGGacaaggagagggagagaggcaTGGAAATCAGCCCCATGTGTGACAAGCACACGGCCTCCGTGGAAAAATCCCAG GTGGGATTCATCGACTACATCGTCCATCCTCTGTGGGAGACGTGGGCTGACCTGGTGCAGCCCGACGCCCAGGACATCCTGGACACTCTGGAGGACAACAGGAACTGGTACCAGAGCATGATACCTCAGagcccatcccctcccctggAGGAGCGGGGCCAGGACTGCCAGGGCCTGATGGAGAAGTTCCAGTTTGAACTGAcgctggaggaggaggattcCGACGGGCCCGAGAAGGACGGCGAGAGCCTCGGCTACTTCAGCAATACAGAGACGCTGTGCgtggcccagcctggggaggaggagcccCAGAGGGAGGCCACCATCGAGATTGTGACAGAAGACACATCTCCTGTGGACACATAA
- the LOC131560374 gene encoding cAMP-specific 3',5'-cyclic phosphodiesterase 4B isoform X2: MHLPSFSMEYLARKIDGNYEVTRTAANLFATVLSFKRMLNRELTHLSEMSRSGNQVSEYISNTFLDKQNDVEIPSPTQKDREKKKKQQLMTQISGVKKLMHSSSLNNTSISRFGVKTEKEDHLAKELEDLNKWGLNIFNVARYSHNRPLTCIMYAIFQERDLLKTFKISSDTFVTYMMTLEDHYHSDVAYHNSLHAADVAQSTHVLLSTPALDAVFTDLEILAAIFAAAIHDVDHPGVSNQFLINTNSELALMYNDESVLENHHLAVGFKLLQEEHCDIFQNLTKKQRQTLRKMVIDMVLATDMSKHMSLLADLKTMVETKKVTSSGVLLLDNYTDRIQVLRNMVHCADLSNPTKSLELYRQWTDRIMEEFFQQGDKERERGMEISPMCDKHTASVEKSQVGFIDYIVHPLWETWADLVQPDAQDILDTLEDNRNWYQSMIPQSPSPPLEERGQDCQGLMEKFQFELTLEEEDSDGPEKDGESLGYFSNTETLCVAQPGEEEPQREATIEIVTEDTSPVDT, encoded by the exons TTCAAGAGGATGCTGAACCGGGAGCTCACCCACCTGTCCGAGATGAGCCGCTCCGGCAACCAAGTGTCCGAGTACATTTCCAACACCTTCCTGG ACAAGCAGAACGATGTGGAGATCCCTTCTCCCACCCAGAAGGacagggagaagaagaaaaaacagcagCTCATGACACAGATCAGTGGGGTGAAGAAATTGATGCACAGCTCGAGCTTGAACAACACCAGCATCTCACGGTTTGGGGTGAAGACAGAGAAGGAAGATCACCTGGCCAAG GAACTGGAAGACCTGAATAAGTGGGGCCTCAACATCTTCAACGTGGCCAGGTATTCCCACAACCGGCCGCTGACCTGCATCATGTACGCCATATTCCAG gaGCGGGACCTGCTGAAAACCTTCAAGATCTCGTCGGACACGTTCGTGACGTACATGATGACCCTGGAGGACCACTACCACTCAGACGTGGCCTACCACAACAGCCTGCACGCTGCTGACGTGGCCCAGTCCACCCATGTGCTGCtctccacccctgccctggaT GCTGTCTTCACGGATCTGGAGATCCTCGCTGCCATTTTTGCAGCTGCAATCCATGATGTGGATCACCCCGGGGTCTCCAATCAATTCCTGATTAACACAA ATTCCGAGCTGGCCCTGATGTACAACGACGAATCCGTGCTGGAGAACCATCACCTGGCCGTGGGCTTCAAACTGCTCCAGGAGGAGCACTGTGACATCTTCCAGAACCTGACCAAGAAGCAGCGCCAGACCCTCAGGAAGATGGTGATTGACATG GTGCTGGCCACTGACATGTCCAAGCACATGAGTCTGTTGGCTGATCTGAAGACTATGGTGGAAACAAAGAAGGTGACCAGTTCAGGAGTTCTCCTTCTGGACAACTACACAGACAGGATACAG GTTCTCCGGAACATGGTGCATTGTGCCGACCTGAGCAATCCCACCAAGTCCCTGGAGCTCTACCGGCAGTGGACAGACAGGATCATGGAGGAGTTCTTCCAGCAGGGGGacaaggagagggagagaggcaTGGAAATCAGCCCCATGTGTGACAAGCACACGGCCTCCGTGGAAAAATCCCAG GTGGGATTCATCGACTACATCGTCCATCCTCTGTGGGAGACGTGGGCTGACCTGGTGCAGCCCGACGCCCAGGACATCCTGGACACTCTGGAGGACAACAGGAACTGGTACCAGAGCATGATACCTCAGagcccatcccctcccctggAGGAGCGGGGCCAGGACTGCCAGGGCCTGATGGAGAAGTTCCAGTTTGAACTGAcgctggaggaggaggattcCGACGGGCCCGAGAAGGACGGCGAGAGCCTCGGCTACTTCAGCAATACAGAGACGCTGTGCgtggcccagcctggggaggaggagcccCAGAGGGAGGCCACCATCGAGATTGTGACAGAAGACACATCTCCTGTGGACACATAA
- the LOC131560374 gene encoding cAMP-specific 3',5'-cyclic phosphodiesterase 4B isoform X6, producing MARFKRMLNRELTHLSEMSRSGNQVSEYISNTFLDKQNDVEIPSPTQKDREKKKKQQLMTQISGVKKLMHSSSLNNTSISRFGVKTEKEDHLAKELEDLNKWGLNIFNVARYSHNRPLTCIMYAIFQERDLLKTFKISSDTFVTYMMTLEDHYHSDVAYHNSLHAADVAQSTHVLLSTPALDAVFTDLEILAAIFAAAIHDVDHPGVSNQFLINTNSELALMYNDESVLENHHLAVGFKLLQEEHCDIFQNLTKKQRQTLRKMVIDMVLATDMSKHMSLLADLKTMVETKKVTSSGVLLLDNYTDRIQVLRNMVHCADLSNPTKSLELYRQWTDRIMEEFFQQGDKERERGMEISPMCDKHTASVEKSQVGFIDYIVHPLWETWADLVQPDAQDILDTLEDNRNWYQSMIPQSPSPPLEERGQDCQGLMEKFQFELTLEEEDSDGPEKDGESLGYFSNTETLCVAQPGEEEPQREATIEIVTEDTSPVDT from the exons TTCAAGAGGATGCTGAACCGGGAGCTCACCCACCTGTCCGAGATGAGCCGCTCCGGCAACCAAGTGTCCGAGTACATTTCCAACACCTTCCTGG ACAAGCAGAACGATGTGGAGATCCCTTCTCCCACCCAGAAGGacagggagaagaagaaaaaacagcagCTCATGACACAGATCAGTGGGGTGAAGAAATTGATGCACAGCTCGAGCTTGAACAACACCAGCATCTCACGGTTTGGGGTGAAGACAGAGAAGGAAGATCACCTGGCCAAG GAACTGGAAGACCTGAATAAGTGGGGCCTCAACATCTTCAACGTGGCCAGGTATTCCCACAACCGGCCGCTGACCTGCATCATGTACGCCATATTCCAG gaGCGGGACCTGCTGAAAACCTTCAAGATCTCGTCGGACACGTTCGTGACGTACATGATGACCCTGGAGGACCACTACCACTCAGACGTGGCCTACCACAACAGCCTGCACGCTGCTGACGTGGCCCAGTCCACCCATGTGCTGCtctccacccctgccctggaT GCTGTCTTCACGGATCTGGAGATCCTCGCTGCCATTTTTGCAGCTGCAATCCATGATGTGGATCACCCCGGGGTCTCCAATCAATTCCTGATTAACACAA ATTCCGAGCTGGCCCTGATGTACAACGACGAATCCGTGCTGGAGAACCATCACCTGGCCGTGGGCTTCAAACTGCTCCAGGAGGAGCACTGTGACATCTTCCAGAACCTGACCAAGAAGCAGCGCCAGACCCTCAGGAAGATGGTGATTGACATG GTGCTGGCCACTGACATGTCCAAGCACATGAGTCTGTTGGCTGATCTGAAGACTATGGTGGAAACAAAGAAGGTGACCAGTTCAGGAGTTCTCCTTCTGGACAACTACACAGACAGGATACAG GTTCTCCGGAACATGGTGCATTGTGCCGACCTGAGCAATCCCACCAAGTCCCTGGAGCTCTACCGGCAGTGGACAGACAGGATCATGGAGGAGTTCTTCCAGCAGGGGGacaaggagagggagagaggcaTGGAAATCAGCCCCATGTGTGACAAGCACACGGCCTCCGTGGAAAAATCCCAG GTGGGATTCATCGACTACATCGTCCATCCTCTGTGGGAGACGTGGGCTGACCTGGTGCAGCCCGACGCCCAGGACATCCTGGACACTCTGGAGGACAACAGGAACTGGTACCAGAGCATGATACCTCAGagcccatcccctcccctggAGGAGCGGGGCCAGGACTGCCAGGGCCTGATGGAGAAGTTCCAGTTTGAACTGAcgctggaggaggaggattcCGACGGGCCCGAGAAGGACGGCGAGAGCCTCGGCTACTTCAGCAATACAGAGACGCTGTGCgtggcccagcctggggaggaggagcccCAGAGGGAGGCCACCATCGAGATTGTGACAGAAGACACATCTCCTGTGGACACATAA